Below is a genomic region from Fulvia fulva chromosome 13, complete sequence.
CTGTTGTTTGGATCTGAAGACGCGACGGACCCTTGTCCGCGAGCACCGACCGGATCGGCCAGATCTGTTGCCGACAGCCGCACCTTCCCGTTCCAACACAAGTCCAACCTTGAAGCTCCCTGCCTCTCTCTTTCACCACACATGACAAAAGAGACACACAGCGTCGGACATGCACCAAGACGGGGCCAAGGCCAGCGGTCAATGCATCCTGCCGCCGTCGGATGCCCGCCGTGGCCAGCGGCACGACCAGATGATGGGGTCATTGCCTCACATGCCAAGAAGAAACGCACCTGTGCACGAGTGTGCCCGTGAAAGGCCCCGAGGATGGAGATGGACATGGCTGAATCTGCAGTCGTGCGGGTACCATGATGGTCACGAGCGCGGTGAACGTCGTCAGGACCAAGTATTCCACGTGCTTGAGGCGACCGGGTACCCATTTGCGGTGAACGGTGTGCACATGAACGTCCGCACTCGCACGATCGGTGGTGGAACATATTCACCTGCATGACAAGGCCCTGGTCAAAGCGGGTGTCCTGCAGCGGGGAGAGCTTGTTATCCCTGCACCTTTGGAGCTTCTCCCTCGAACTTTTGAGCCCGTCACGTGAACCATCATTCACCGCGAAAAACCTTCATCGAGACGCACGCGTGTGGATACATCTCGCCAGCGGCGCCTGGTGAACGTGGACTCCCCGCACGAACTGAGCAAGGGGCAGCACATCGCATCAAGGCCCGAGCGTGAAGCACATGCGCCGCCCCACACCTCTTTATAAACACTTCCAGTCCGCACATTAAAAGTTCGGCGTCGCGCCTTCGCTCTCTTCCCACCCAACATCGCCACAACCCAGGACCAGCAAGATGGCTCCTCCTGCACGCATCGTTGGTGCGGCTTTGGCACTGTCTACTGCCGCACTCGCATCACCACTCGCTCTCACCCGCCGACAGAACGGCACTACCCCGACCCAATGTCCAGGCTACTCAGCCAGCGACATCCAGACCAGCGCCAATGGTCTGACTGCAAGACTCACCCTGGCCGGCTCGCCTTGCAACGTCTACGGCACTGATCTCGAAGACTTGACCTTGACTGTTGAGTATCAGACTGGTCAGTAGTCAAATCACATCACAGCCCCCATTGCAGCCCACTAACAAATGCTCTAGACAACCGCTTGCACGTCCTGATTCAGGATGCCGCCCAGCAAGTCTACCAGCTCCCCGAGTCCGTCTTCCCTCGACCTGCCTTCACCGGTGTTGACTCCACCGCGAGCAACCTCGACTTTGACTACGTCGAGAGCCCCTTCAGCTTCACCGTGAAGCGCAAGTCCTCGGGCGAGGTCCTGTTCGATACTTCAGCAGCTTCGCTGATATTTGAGGATCAATACGTGCGCTTGAGAACATGGGTACCAGACGAGCCGAACCTGTACGGCACTGGAGAGCACACCGATCCATTGTAAGTCCCATTAAATGGTCACAGTGGCAAATTCGCTAACGCCGCACGCCCACAGCAAGCTGAACACGAGCAACTACACACGCACAGCATGGAACCGTGATGCATACGGTACCCCGCCTGGCACCAACCTCTACGGGACCCACCCAGTCCACTACGATCACCGTGGCGCCAATGGCACGCACGCTGTGTTCCTGCTCAACTCAAACGGCATGAATTACAAGATCGACGACAGCGATGGCACATACCTCGAGTATGACTTGCTTGGTGGAGTcttagacttctacttcGTGGCGGGCCCCACTCCTGTGGAAGCTTCCATACAGTACTCGGAGATTGTGGGCAAGTCTGCCATGCAGCCGTACTGGGGCTTTGGTTTCCACCAATGTCGTTATGGATACCAGGATGTCTACAACGTTGCTGAAGTGGTTGCAAACTACTCTGCGGCCAACATTCCTCTGGAGACTATGTGGACCGACATCGACTACATGCACCTGCGATGGGTCTTCACCCTCGACGAGGATCGCTACCCACTCGAACTCATGCGAGAACTGGTCTCGACACTGCACGAACGCCAACAGCAGTACATCGTGATGGTTGATCCAGCGGTTGCGTACCAAGATTATGATGCTTTCAACAACGGAGTTGAGGACGACATCTTCATGAAGAAGAACGGGAGCATCTACAAGGGTGTTGTCTGGCCTGGTGTTACCGCTTTCCCTGATTGGTTCCATCCAAACACTCAGAACTACTGGGACGAGGAATTCCTGAGCTTCTTCGATCCTGACGCTGGTGTGGACATTGATGGGCTCTGGATCGACATGAATGACCCCAGCAACTTCTGCAACTACCCGTGCAGCAACCCTGAGCAGGAAGCACAAGCGCTTGGCAACCCACCACGACCACCAGCCGTTCGACTCGGATCTCCTCGTCCTATTGCTGGCTTTGGACCAGATTTCCAGCCCATTTGCAAGGCTCAAATCACCTTCAACGTGGTCGCAGAGACCTTCTTCGGCGAGAACATCATCGTCTACGGCAATGTCTCGACCATTGGTGGTGCTGACATCACAAATGCGGCACCTCTTGGCGCAACCAACTACCCGACGTGGAGTGCAACCATCGACTTTCCTGCCAACACTGTTGTCTCTTTCCAGTATGTTCGTGCTCAACCCGATGGCACTTACGTTTACGAGGCTTCGAACCATACCATCACTACTGGTTCTTGCAACAGCACGGCCCAAGCGACCAATGACACTATCACCACGACCTCGCCACCTCAGAGCGCGAAGGTCAGACGCTCTGCCGCCTTCTCAGCGAAGAGACACCACACTTCGTTCAACTACAAGCGACAAGCTACTGGTGACAAGAAGGGTCTTCCTGGACGCGATCTCATCAACCCTGCCTACAACATCGAGAACGAAGCGGGCCGCCTGAGCAATAAGACAGCAGACACCGATATCGTGCTCTACAACGGACTTGTCGAATACGACACACACAACCTCTACGGCTCCATGATGTCCGAGTCTTCTCGCATTTCTATGCTTGCCCGTCGTCCAGCACTCCGACCGCTCATCATCACTCGTTCCACATATGCTGGCGCAGGCGCACAAGTCGGCAAGTGGCTTGGTGACAACATCTCGAACTGGTTCTCCTATCTGATCTCCATCAAGGAGAATCTCGAGTTTAGCGCCATGTACCAAGTGGCAATGGTCGGATCTGATGTGTGTGGCTTCGGCTCTGACACGACTGAGAATCTCTGCGCACGCTGGGCAATGATTGGTGCCTTCTCGCCATTCTACCGCAACCACAACCAGAACGACGCAATCTCGCAGGAGTTCTACCTTTGGCCGATCGTCACCTCTGCCGCTCAGAATGCCATCGACATTAGGTACAGACTGCTTGACTATTTCTACACGGCTTTCCACCACCAGAACCAGACCGGCACGCCCAGCATCCAGCCAATGTTCTACCATCACCCGGATGACGCGAACACCTTCTCGTTGGGCTACCAGTTCTACTACGGCCCTGGTCTGCTTGTGGCGCCAGTCACAGAAGAGGACAGCACAACGGCCACTTTCTACCTCCCAGATGAGATCTACTACGACTTCTACACGCACGCCACAATCGAAGGCACCGGCGCCAACTATACCGTCAACGATGTTGCATACGACTCCATCCCGCTCTACTACAAGGGTGGCAACATCTTGGCCCAGCGTGTCAACTCCGCCAACACGACCACCGAGCTGCGCAAGCAGAACTTCGAGATCATCATTGCTCCAAGCCGAGACGGCACTGCCGAAGGCGACCTCTATTTCGACGACGGCGTCAGTGAGGTCCAGTCGAGCACCTCTCTGATCCACTTCGACTACTCCGCAGATGGTACCTTCCGCATGACGGGCCAATTCGGCTACGACTCTCGCGTTGTCATCGAGAGCATCACAGTCCTCGGCAGCACTGTCAGCAACTCGACTCTCGGCACAGCGCGCACAAAGGTCGTGGACAACCAGCAGATCTCGCTGCAGCAAGAGTATGAAGCGCAGGTATAGACCGGTTTACAGGACGGTTTAGAAGGTCGTGGCGTTTCACGCGATTACATGAGATGGATGACAGAACAGCAACTTTTTCGGTAATGGGTTTGAAATGAAGAGGATGGGGTTGGATGGGTAACGTTCATGTTTATGATTGATGATACCATAGCGCGCGATTCTGGCTTTGGTCTACTGCATGGTATTGGTATGGATGGTATCAGTCTAGCCGATGAGTAGCATGAGATTATGATAAGCATACGCTTTCGCTCGCGATTTTGTCTGTGTGTCAGAGCTAGATCGTTTTGCAGAGCAGTGGTGTCCCACTAGTGAAGAGACAGCGACGACGACAGGGGCCAAAAAGCAACCAGCCCGGCCACGACATCAGCAACAACTTCACGGACGAACCGCCAGCACAGGTTGGCCCACAGCGTCTATACGGCGTAGTGGTGGATATCATGTGCTAGCTTACCACTACATCGCCACGACCAGGTTGATTGCTCGAGAGTAGCACCATGTGTTCGGCATATGACCTTTGCTGCAGGTCACTTGACCAGGCCGATATTCTGAGCTCGGCGACAGTGTACAGCAAAGAATCTTCCATCACATCGGAGAATCATCTTGGTATGTTGATGTGTCTTTCTTGTGCAAACACATACTCAGAGCTCGACAGCCGTTCGTTTCAACCCACCGCCGTACTGCTTGCATGCCCCTCTGTCGATCACACGTCTCGGTAGGTCACATATTCGGCGCTCGGGACTCGCTCAATTTGACCCTCCTTTGGCCTTCTCAAATTGCCTCTCGATCGAGAAGCACTTAGCTAACGCCCTGGTTCGTGCCTCTCACGCGCTTGGCCTTAGTTGCTATCAAGCTCTGGTACGTGCCTTTCACGCCGATCAAAGCCTCGAGCCCTTCTTTCTCCATAGCCTTCCTCTCTTTCTTCGTCACGACGAGGACCAAGCCTTTCAGATCCAGTTGTCCCAGCCGTGGCTGCCTCTTGACGAATTGGGCAAGTTCCTTGATGACGAACGAGCCTCCACTTATGCTGAGTGTCTCCACCTCGGGGAAGACTGCGTCAAGGAATGGCGTTGAGAACGTGTGGCGGTAGGTCCCCCGCAACAATGGCACGGTAACCTTGAGGTTGAGGGACTTGAGGCTTCCCCCTGCTGCATGCTCGAGTGACTTGATGAAAGGGGCGAATTGTGCTTCGCTACCTTTGCCGCATACTGTTATGTCGAGATATTGTATGCCGTTGAATTGCGATAGCTTGTTCAAATGCCGCCCTGGCAGTGCCCAACGTTTGGTACAGACTACCAACGTCGATACAAGAAGTTCTCGAGGCGTAGATGCTTGGGAGCGAGCATGCTCGAGTGCCTCTGAGACCAGCGTGAAAGGCGCCCCATCTCGACAAGCAGGCAAGGCCAACGGCGTACGGTAGACGAAACCTTCCATGCCGGGCAGGACCAGTGGATCACGCCCAGAAGTAGCTCGATCCGTCAATTCAAGCCTAGATAGGTTGCCGTGCTCCGCGAGGTTGATGAAGATCTGTCGTAAGAGTGCTGTTTGAGCCCCACTCGACTGAAAAGATTTCTCCTCCTCGAGTGCCTTGCGGTATTTGATCAGGCCTTCCTCAATCCTCGCATACGCCGTGATATCTGCCCCTGCCTCCACCGCTCGAAGCCTCGCCTTCCGAGCTCCCTCAATCTCAGAAGAGAGACTCGCGCGGATGTGGACTTCCTCGATGCACAAAGAGATCGTCTTGATTGCGGGGGCGAAAGCTGCATGTCGCGTGACCTCGACAGCCAGCTCGAGGCTCTTCTGCGAGTTGAGGTAGAAGGCTTGGTGTGGGAAGAAGGTTTTGCTGAAGAAGGTGAGGACTTTGGAGTTGGCTTCGCTTGACACGAGGCGTAGAGATTTGAGGTCTTTGCGCGCGACATCTTGCGCGATGGTCTCGAAGAGCTCCAGTGGTATAGCCGTGAGGTTGGCGGCCGGCATGTTGTGTGGTCAGGTGTTGAGACCGAAGTGTGTGGGATGTCTATTGCACCGGCGTATTCTTGCGGTACAGACTGAGCTGTGCGATGGACTGTAGCTCTGCAGGCCTTGGCGAAATATGCTAAATTGCGGTAGTTTGCGGTCCAGTTGGAGAGTTTTGGCAGGCGAGAAGGTACTTCACCTTCCGGGAAGTGGGAAACACGCTAGCGTTACGGGGTCTTGTCTTGCATTCACATCTGGTCTAGCTTTGGAGATAGTGAATGACTGGGAAACACGGGGATCCCACCCAGGAAGGTACTTATGATTGTGCGAAAGGACTGATTCATCGTCTCGTGATTCTACAGCCCCTAAGTGAATCAAAAACACCCGATGGAAGCAAACGGTTGTGTGCAAGAAGCCGCACACTGCCGAAAGAAGTGAAGCAAAGCCAATAGATAAACGCCAGCATTGCTCAAAACCACCTGCGGCGACCTCTCCATATCAGCTTCCGAACCGACTTAGGGGCAGATCTGAAAGGACCCAAGCCGCTACAACATACGGCAGCGTAGCACTCACTCCAGTCTGACAGCAGCCACTTCCGTGCTCTTGCCATGCACCTCTCTGCTCCAATGAATGCTCGCCCACCACGGAAACCGCCAAGTATCTCAACCAATGGTCTGCGACTCACCGCCATTCGGCTACCATTCCTCATGCGTGAGGTTGGTATATTGACCATCGATGCCAACCAAATTCTGGAGCTCTTCCTCGCTAAACAGATCGTCCTTATGCCACCCACCAACACGAAGATACGCCAAGTCAAGCTGTTGGAGTGAGGAATGGCGTCGTGCGAAAGCGATCAATTCTTGAATCTTCACGTGGCCGCCAACCAGCTCCAGGCTCTCCAAGAGAGGCATTGTCTCATTCAGCAAAAGCCAGATGACGTCCGCTCGGCTGGATGAAGGTGGCATGGATCCCGCTTTAGCAAACGAGACATCGTACACCGCAAGGTGGCGCAGAGAACGCGTAGCCGCAGCTACGACCGCGTTCAGCAGGGGACGGACGACGTCCTTCTCGCTATCGAATTGGAAGCCGGGGGCCAATGCATGACCCACAGGATAGTCCCTTACTGTGTTGAGCTCGAGTCCAAGGTACGTTAAGCCATCGAAGTTTGGTGATCTGATGCAAGCCGGCAGGCACCAGTCCCTCGCATCTAAGGATAGAGATGTCACAAGATGCCCAAGAATGCCCGATCCTCGCAGCGCTCGATGTATGACCTCGATTGGCTCCGCCGAGTGATGGCCTGGTGACCGACTACTGGCCCCCGACATGACACAGTCGTTGGGACGGGTCGGCTTCACATCACAGCCATCTCTGTCAGTGAGAGCCATCTCGACCTCTTTGCCGTTGAGAATGATCTGGTCCATGAGCTGCCGCAGAGCTCGGTTTTGCTTGCCCTCGGCACGAAATCGCTCCTGCTCCAGCCACGACACTCGGCGTTGATCCAATGCTCTGAGTCGCTTTTCGTGATTGGTGCTCGGTGGCATCCCCAGTCCGCGCATCTTGCGCTTGTGAGAtgcgtcgatcttctcggTGAGTGCGGTCTCATCCTCGAGATCGTAATCGCGCTCCACCTCTTCTACAAACAGTGACAGTATTCGCAAAGCCGGACCAAAGACGGGGTGTTTGGCGATGAGTGTGGCACGATCGAGACTCGCCTCGCTGTTGAGATAATAGGCCTGGTGCTCAAACAGCACTCGAGCGTAGGTGCGCAGGACTTTCGACGCCATGTCTCGGCTCACCAGTCGTAAGGACTTGAGATCTTATGAAGAAGTGTTCTCGGCGATGTTCTCGAGCACTTCTGGCGGCATCGCCGCGAGAGTGGCGGCAGTCGACATGATGTTCTGTATGCTATGTCGTGTGGTGTGGTGTGGTGTGGTGTGGTGTCGCAGTTGCGTCGCTCTTGTGTGCTGTGCTGCGCCGTGTCGGAGTTGTGTTGCTGTTGTCTTTGTCGATGGGTCATGGAGGGGAAGTCAATCGGTTGGTGATCGCCGCTGGGAAGGTGCGTTAGTAAAGCTTACATCAGCGCGCTAGCAATGCCAGCAATCAGCTTTGCCAGCATGTGAATGTGAATATGAATGTGAATGCTGGTAGCGCGCACACGTTGAGACTCGAAGCCTGAGAGGCCTGTCGAACACGAGCGCCTATCGCAGCGTCAGTATCTCAACATCCACATGACACCCTCACAAACTCGGAACCCAAGTCGGTACTGTCTGCCACAAGCCCTGTCGTATTCTTCATATCTTCTCCTCATCAACCCAGTCAACCCAGCTAATACCCCCCATCCCCCCTCTCCGCCTTGTTCCCACCCCTGCCCTCCTCCGCAATAGCAACACCAGCACTACACCCCAACCGACTCGCCCCAGCCTCCAACATCTTCACAGCATCCCCCAGTGTTCTAATCCCTCCACTCGCCTTGACCTTCATCTTCCTCTCCGGACTCGCGAGCACCTCACAACACGCCCTCATCAACCTAACATTTTCCACCGTAGCCCCCTCCCCATTGAACCCCGTACTCGTCTTTACAAACTCAAAGCCTGCCTTATCGGCAATCACGCATGCTGCTACAATTTGCTGTGCGTTCAGTTGCGATGTCTCGAGGATTAGTTTGAGGACCACTGGGGCGGGCGCTTTTGCGCGAAGGGTTGAGAGTTCGGTGTATATCTTGGAGTAGGACTTGGAGATGAGGTCGGGGTAGTTGAGGACGATGTCGAGTTCGAGGGCGCCGGAGGTGGTGGAGAGAGAAGTTTCGTCGAGTTTGTGGGCCAGAGGATATGTGCCTTCGTGGAAACCGATTACGGCGGCGATGGGGATCGGGGTGCCTTTGAGGCTGGAGAGGGCGTGGGGGATGAAGTCGGGGCGGACGCAGACGGACTGTGGTGTTGAGCGTCAGCATGACTCGACCATATCGTATCTCACCATTCTCACAACCATAAACATACCGCAAACCCCTCCCTCCTCGCCTCCTCACACAACATCGTAACCTGCTCCTCCGTCGCATCAAGCTTCAACAACGTATGATCAATCGTGCCCGCAACACCACTGCTCGGCACCTCATACGTCCTCCCCTCCCTCACCACCTCTTGCACCTTCCCCTCCACCTCCCTTATCAACACCACCCACTCCTCCACCCCCACCACCTTCCCACCACTCATCTCCGTCGTCATCTCCGCCCGTCCACTAACCTCCCCCTCTCCGCAAACGCCGGCGGCAAAGTGCCCACCCCACTAGCCTTCCTCTCACCACGCGTGTTGTACTCGTTACTCTCGTCGTTCGTTTCAGAGCGCTCTGAGATGGGAGGGGGTCGTTCGGAGGAAGCGTTGTTGACTCTCTGCTGGAGGGCGGCGAAGTTGTTGGG
It encodes:
- a CDS encoding Deoxyribose-phosphate aldolase, whose product is MTTEMSGGKVVGVEEWVVLIREVEGKVQEVVREGRTYEVPSSGVAGTIDHTLLKLDATEEQVTMLCEEARREGFASVCVRPDFIPHALSSLKGTPIPIAAVIGFHEGTYPLAHKLDETSLSTTSGALELDIVLNYPDLISKSYSKIYTELSTLRAKAPAPVVLKLILETSQLNAQQIVAACVIADKAGFEFVKTSTGFNGEGATVENVRLMRACCEVLASPERKMKVKASGGIRTLGDAVKMLEAGASRLGCSAGVAIAEEGRGGNKAERGDGGY
- a CDS encoding putative alpha/beta-glucosidase agdC, whose translation is MAPPARIVGAALALSTAALASPLALTRRQNGTTPTQCPGYSASDIQTSANGLTARLTLAGSPCNVYGTDLEDLTLTVEYQTDNRLHVLIQDAAQQVYQLPESVFPRPAFTGVDSTASNLDFDYVESPFSFTVKRKSSGEVLFDTSAASLIFEDQYVRLRTWVPDEPNLYGTGEHTDPFKLNTSNYTRTAWNRDAYGTPPGTNLYGTHPVHYDHRGANGTHAVFLLNSNGMNYKIDDSDGTYLEYDLLGGVLDFYFVAGPTPVEASIQYSEIVGKSAMQPYWGFGFHQCRYGYQDVYNVAEVVANYSAANIPLETMWTDIDYMHLRWVFTLDEDRYPLELMRELVSTLHERQQQYIVMVDPAVAYQDYDAFNNGVEDDIFMKKNGSIYKGVVWPGVTAFPDWFHPNTQNYWDEEFLSFFDPDAGVDIDGLWIDMNDPSNFCNYPCSNPEQEAQALGNPPRPPAVRLGSPRPIAGFGPDFQPICKAQITFNVVAETFFGENIIVYGNVSTIGGADITNAAPLGATNYPTWSATIDFPANTVVSFQYVRAQPDGTYVYEASNHTITTGSCNSTAQATNDTITTTSPPQSAKVRRSAAFSAKRHHTSFNYKRQATGDKKGLPGRDLINPAYNIENEAGRLSNKTADTDIVLYNGLVEYDTHNLYGSMMSESSRISMLARRPALRPLIITRSTYAGAGAQVGKWLGDNISNWFSYLISIKENLEFSAMYQVAMVGSDVCGFGSDTTENLCARWAMIGAFSPFYRNHNQNDAISQEFYLWPIVTSAAQNAIDIRYRLLDYFYTAFHHQNQTGTPSIQPMFYHHPDDANTFSLGYQFYYGPGLLVAPVTEEDSTTATFYLPDEIYYDFYTHATIEGTGANYTVNDVAYDSIPLYYKGGNILAQRVNSANTTTELRKQNFEIIIAPSRDGTAEGDLYFDDGVSEVQSSTSLIHFDYSADGTFRMTGQFGYDSRVVIESITVLGSTVSNSTLGTARTKVVDNQQISLQQEYEAQV